A DNA window from Rhizobium jaguaris contains the following coding sequences:
- the cysE gene encoding serine O-acetyltransferase: MSQTGTAIAGHSVAAAGRVWDVIRHEAVDLAGREPTLRPLLSAQVIATQTDAESLANVLVARLSVAGIETDALFALFHDVLTRHAAILKQTEADLAAVRTRDPACTTYLHALLNLKGFHALQTHRIAHALWSEGRPEIASWLSNLASLVFGPDIHPAAKIGSSIMLDHGSGIVIGETAVIEDEVSILQNVTLGGTGKETGDRHPKIRHGVMIGAGAKILGNIEVGAFSKVAAGSVVVKPVPAHCTVAGVPATVVRIHRADEIPAETMDQNI, translated from the coding sequence ATGTCCCAGACAGGAACGGCAATCGCCGGACATTCTGTTGCCGCTGCCGGCAGGGTCTGGGACGTGATCCGCCATGAGGCCGTCGATCTCGCCGGCCGCGAACCGACGCTACGTCCGTTGCTCTCCGCACAGGTCATTGCGACGCAGACCGATGCTGAAAGCCTCGCCAATGTCCTGGTCGCCCGGCTTTCCGTTGCTGGCATCGAAACCGATGCTCTTTTCGCCCTGTTTCATGATGTGCTGACGCGGCACGCCGCAATCCTGAAGCAGACAGAAGCGGATCTCGCCGCCGTCCGCACGCGCGATCCCGCCTGCACGACCTATCTGCATGCGCTGCTGAACCTCAAGGGCTTCCACGCGCTGCAGACCCACCGCATCGCCCATGCACTGTGGTCGGAGGGCCGGCCGGAAATCGCTAGCTGGCTTTCCAATCTTGCCTCACTCGTCTTCGGTCCGGATATCCATCCGGCCGCAAAGATCGGCTCGTCCATCATGCTCGATCACGGCTCTGGTATCGTCATCGGCGAGACCGCCGTCATCGAGGATGAAGTCTCGATCCTGCAGAACGTCACGCTCGGCGGCACCGGCAAGGAAACCGGTGACCGGCACCCGAAGATCCGTCACGGCGTGATGATCGGCGCCGGCGCAAAGATCCTCGGCAACATCGAAGTCGGCGCCTTCAGCAAAGTCGCGGCCGGCAGCGTTGTGGTGAAGCCGGTCCCGGCCCATTGCACCGTCGCCGGCGTTCCCGCGACGGTCGTCCGCATCCATCGCGCCGACGAGATTCCGGCCGAGACGATGGATCAGAATATCTAG
- a CDS encoding phospholipase C has translation MICLSRRAALAAGSALTLISLCSTAGAADMAPTNTATPIKHLVVVFQENVSFDHYFATYPKAANVDGEPAFKAADNTPTDINTLAHAGLIDNNPNKTNTANGADAAAPFRLDRTQAAAQSQNHGYTAEQAAYNNFAMDLFPANTGKGTKGAAGAFGTKGQVMGYYDGNTVTALWNYAQRYAMNDNSFSTNFGPSTPGALNLISGQTNGAILPPGYALEKDGTYSKGRIVPDGNGGWTVISDFDPTGDACSAGQTALMYGKNIGDMLNEHKITWGFFEGGFDLTQTNADGTTGCKRATTSTVTQVNSADYIPHHEPFQYYASTANPTHARPSSIAAIGTTDAANHQYDMTDFYAALKNGSMPTVSFLKAPAYQDGHAGYSDPLDEQEFVTQVVNTVQNSPDWKDTAIIVLYDDSDGWYDHAHAVVNPSKLGVKGYDVLTGDSCSNGTPLPGVNGQPAQGRCGYGTRQPLLVISPYSKVNFVDHTLTDQTSVMRFIEDNWMGGERLGGGSFDAISGSLNNMFDWSKGDTQKLILDTKTGNSAS, from the coding sequence ATGATCTGTCTTTCGCGTCGCGCCGCCCTCGCTGCCGGCAGTGCGCTCACTTTGATTTCGCTCTGTTCCACCGCTGGTGCCGCCGATATGGCGCCGACGAATACCGCGACGCCGATCAAACATCTGGTCGTCGTGTTCCAGGAAAACGTTTCCTTCGACCATTATTTCGCGACCTACCCCAAGGCCGCAAACGTCGACGGCGAGCCGGCATTCAAGGCCGCCGACAACACGCCGACCGACATCAACACGCTCGCCCATGCCGGTCTCATCGACAACAACCCGAACAAGACGAATACGGCCAACGGCGCCGATGCCGCTGCCCCCTTCCGCCTCGATCGCACGCAAGCAGCCGCACAGTCGCAGAACCACGGCTATACCGCCGAGCAGGCCGCCTACAACAATTTTGCGATGGACCTTTTCCCGGCCAATACCGGCAAGGGCACCAAGGGTGCCGCCGGCGCTTTCGGCACCAAGGGCCAGGTCATGGGCTACTATGACGGCAACACCGTCACGGCACTCTGGAACTACGCCCAGCGCTACGCGATGAACGACAATTCCTTCTCCACCAATTTTGGACCGTCGACCCCTGGCGCGCTGAACCTCATCTCCGGCCAGACCAACGGCGCCATCCTGCCGCCCGGCTATGCGCTGGAGAAGGACGGCACCTATTCAAAGGGCCGCATCGTACCTGACGGCAACGGCGGCTGGACCGTGATCAGCGACTTCGACCCGACCGGCGATGCCTGCTCGGCCGGCCAGACAGCGCTGATGTACGGCAAGAACATCGGCGACATGCTGAACGAACACAAGATCACCTGGGGCTTCTTCGAAGGCGGCTTCGATCTGACGCAGACCAATGCCGACGGCACGACCGGCTGCAAGCGCGCCACGACCTCGACCGTCACCCAGGTCAACAGCGCCGACTACATTCCCCATCACGAGCCGTTCCAGTACTACGCCTCGACCGCCAACCCGACGCACGCGCGTCCGTCCTCGATCGCTGCAATCGGCACCACCGATGCAGCCAACCACCAGTACGACATGACGGACTTCTACGCGGCCCTGAAGAACGGCAGCATGCCGACCGTCAGCTTCCTGAAGGCACCGGCCTATCAGGATGGCCATGCCGGTTATTCCGATCCGCTCGACGAGCAGGAGTTCGTAACGCAGGTGGTCAACACCGTCCAGAATTCGCCGGACTGGAAGGACACCGCCATCATCGTGCTCTACGACGATTCCGATGGCTGGTATGACCACGCACATGCCGTCGTCAATCCGTCGAAGCTCGGCGTCAAGGGTTATGACGTGCTGACTGGCGATAGCTGCTCGAACGGCACGCCGCTGCCGGGCGTCAACGGTCAGCCGGCGCAAGGCCGCTGCGGCTATGGCACGCGCCAGCCGCTGCTGGTCATCTCGCCCTACTCCAAGGTCAACTTCGTCGACCATACTTTGACCGACCAGACCTCGGTGATGCGTTTCATCGAAGACAACTGGATGGGCGGCGAACGCCTCGGCGGCGGCTCGTTCGATGCCATCTCCGGCTCGCTGAACAACATGTTCGACTGGTCGAAGGGCGATACGCAGAAGCTGATTCTCGATACGAAGACCGGCAACAGCGCCTCCTAA
- a CDS encoding cytochrome-c peroxidase codes for MSLNTKHRFLPLIALAGLSLAGATIGLASEPTAKAAADTYDDTAPLSAVAQLGQKLFHDPSLSGGGQMSCATCHDPNNHYAPANDRAVQLGGPHLDQPGIRAVPSLAYKMSTPSFSVGAESAADEAAEAAPMTEASGVALASAATTVTGPLTAQAVVKAGSNAPDLVPQGGMFWDGRVDSLEEQALQPMISPFEMANADAAAVYAKLRQGYGKDIGALFGNNVLNDQDMTIAEAGFALARYQIEEPSFHPYSSKYDYYLRGKAMLSDAEMRGLKLFDDPNKGNCASCHLDKMTDDGRMPNFTDFEFEALGAPRNPDIPANADPHYYDTGICGPLRHDAYSAQPQNCGLFKTPTLRNVATRRVFFHNGVYHSLEDVTRFYVKRDTNPAEIYPKDTNGKVLKYNDMPEQYQANIDVIDAPMNRKLGDAPALNDTEIADVVAFLKTLTDGYDPAKDGAKAAN; via the coding sequence ATGTCCTTGAACACGAAGCACCGTTTCCTCCCCCTGATCGCACTCGCGGGCCTATCGCTCGCGGGGGCGACCATCGGCTTGGCAAGCGAACCCACCGCCAAGGCCGCTGCAGATACCTATGACGATACGGCGCCGCTGAGCGCCGTCGCCCAGCTCGGGCAGAAGCTGTTCCACGACCCATCGCTGTCCGGCGGTGGCCAGATGTCCTGCGCAACCTGCCACGATCCCAACAATCACTATGCGCCGGCTAATGATCGCGCCGTGCAATTGGGGGGACCGCATCTCGACCAGCCGGGCATCCGCGCTGTCCCGAGTCTCGCCTATAAGATGTCGACGCCTTCCTTCTCTGTCGGCGCGGAAAGTGCTGCCGACGAGGCAGCGGAGGCGGCACCGATGACCGAGGCATCTGGTGTAGCGCTTGCGAGTGCCGCGACGACCGTCACCGGGCCACTGACGGCGCAGGCCGTCGTCAAGGCCGGTTCGAATGCACCCGATCTGGTGCCGCAGGGCGGCATGTTCTGGGATGGCCGCGTCGATTCGCTCGAAGAACAGGCGCTGCAGCCGATGATCTCGCCTTTCGAGATGGCCAATGCCGATGCCGCCGCAGTCTATGCCAAGCTGAGGCAGGGTTACGGCAAGGACATCGGCGCCCTTTTCGGCAACAATGTTCTCAACGATCAGGACATGACGATCGCCGAGGCCGGTTTCGCGCTCGCGCGCTACCAGATCGAGGAGCCGTCCTTCCACCCCTATTCAAGCAAATACGACTATTATCTGCGCGGCAAGGCGATGCTATCAGACGCCGAAATGCGCGGGCTGAAACTGTTCGACGATCCTAACAAGGGCAATTGCGCCTCCTGCCATCTCGACAAGATGACCGATGACGGCCGCATGCCGAACTTCACCGATTTTGAATTCGAGGCGCTTGGCGCACCGCGCAATCCGGACATTCCGGCCAATGCCGACCCGCATTATTACGACACCGGCATCTGCGGCCCGCTGCGCCATGACGCCTATTCCGCTCAGCCACAGAATTGCGGACTGTTCAAGACACCGACGTTACGCAATGTCGCCACGCGCCGCGTCTTCTTCCACAATGGCGTCTACCACTCGCTGGAGGACGTCACCCGCTTCTACGTCAAGCGCGATACCAATCCGGCGGAGATCTATCCCAAGGACACGAACGGCAAGGTCCTGAAATACAACGACATGCCGGAGCAATATCAGGCCAATATCGACGTCATCGACGCGCCGATGAACCGCAAGCTCGGCGATGCGCCGGCTCTGAACGATACGGAAATCGCCGATGTCGTCGCGTTTCTGAAGACGCTGACGGACGGTTACGACCCGGCGAAGGATGGGGCGAAGGCGGCGAACTAG